A stretch of the Thiomicrorhabdus indica genome encodes the following:
- a CDS encoding bactofilin family protein, producing the protein MHLDGALEGVVKVESDVSVGRTGQLTGLVKCQNLFVSGHVDAKVACQTLEILPGGQFSGEVICHDFIVDEGGEFNGQRYQLTDEGEVVALEKCLEMLKNDQLFSFAGVELAVDK; encoded by the coding sequence TTGCATTTGGATGGTGCCTTGGAAGGGGTTGTGAAAGTTGAATCTGATGTTTCTGTCGGGCGCACTGGACAGCTGACAGGGTTGGTAAAGTGTCAAAATCTGTTTGTGAGTGGGCACGTTGATGCAAAAGTGGCTTGCCAAACGCTCGAAATCTTGCCAGGCGGCCAGTTTAGTGGTGAGGTGATTTGTCATGATTTCATTGTTGACGAAGGTGGTGAGTTTAATGGTCAGCGTTACCAGTTAACGGATGAAGGTGAAGTTGTTGCTTTGGAGAAGTGTTTGGAAATGCTCAAAAATGATCAGCTTTTTTCGTTTGCAGGGGTTGAATTAGCGGTGGACAAGTAG
- a CDS encoding aspartate-semialdehyde dehydrogenase has protein sequence MSKLYDIAVVGATGAVGETILKVLEERNFPVGNLYPLASSRSAGKKVEFNGKWVEIQDLAEFDFSKVQIGLFSPGASISAEYAPKAAAAGCVVVDNTSQFRYDDDIPLVVPEVNPEAVAGYKNRGIIANPNCSTIQMLVALKPIYDAVGIKRINVSTYQAVSGSGKEAIEELATQTANLLNMKPVETKVYPKQIAFNCIPQIDVFMENGYTKEEMKMVWETKKIMGDESITVNPTAVRVPVFFGHSEAIHIETEKKITANEAMELFKKADGIVLMDERVDGGYPTAVTDAAETNPVYVGRVREDISHENGLNLWVVADNVRKGAATNTVQIAEVLIRDYI, from the coding sequence ATGTCAAAGTTATACGATATCGCAGTAGTTGGTGCGACAGGTGCAGTTGGGGAAACCATTTTAAAAGTGCTAGAAGAGCGTAACTTTCCAGTTGGTAACTTGTATCCTCTGGCTTCATCAAGATCGGCCGGTAAGAAAGTAGAATTTAATGGTAAATGGGTTGAAATCCAAGATCTTGCTGAATTTGATTTTTCAAAGGTACAGATCGGACTATTCTCACCGGGAGCAAGTATTTCGGCTGAATACGCTCCAAAAGCCGCTGCTGCCGGATGTGTAGTGGTTGATAATACTTCACAATTTCGCTATGACGACGATATTCCGTTGGTTGTTCCAGAGGTGAATCCAGAGGCGGTAGCAGGTTATAAAAACCGTGGGATTATTGCGAACCCAAATTGTTCAACCATTCAAATGCTGGTCGCGTTAAAACCGATTTATGATGCAGTTGGCATTAAGCGTATCAATGTGTCCACTTATCAAGCTGTTTCTGGGTCGGGTAAGGAAGCGATTGAAGAATTGGCAACTCAAACGGCGAACCTTTTGAATATGAAGCCTGTTGAAACAAAAGTTTATCCTAAACAGATTGCATTTAACTGTATTCCGCAAATTGATGTGTTTATGGAAAATGGCTACACCAAAGAAGAGATGAAGATGGTGTGGGAAACCAAAAAAATCATGGGTGACGAGTCAATTACTGTAAACCCAACGGCGGTTCGTGTCCCTGTTTTCTTTGGTCATAGTGAAGCGATTCATATTGAGACTGAAAAGAAAATCACGGCAAATGAAGCCATGGAGCTTTTCAAAAAAGCAGATGGTATTGTGTTGATGGATGAGCGTGTAGATGGCGGTTATCCAACGGCAGTTACGGATGCAGCAGAAACAAATCCTGTCTATGTTGGTCGAGTCCGTGAAGACATTTCTCATGAGAATGGCCTGAATTTGTGGGTTGTTGCAGATAATGTTCGTAAAGGTGCTGCAACCAATACGGTTCAGATTGCAGAAGTACTTATTCGAGACTATATCTAA
- the truA gene encoding tRNA pseudouridine(38-40) synthase TruA gives MRIALGIEYLGGAYCGYQRQKHCPSIQQHLESALSSIANHAVELFCAGRTDTGVHAVGQVVHFDTDAIRPERAWIQGTNTQLPADIRVAWMQEVSASDLEEGGFHARFSAVARQYRYVIFNRPVNSAVLAGRVTHESYLLDEKSMHAAAQALLGEQDFSSFRAASCQASHARRNVQSVAVTRFGDFVFIDIQANAFLHHMVRNIAGALIEVGKGHQSVQWITELLKVQDRTKAAPTAPASGLYFVNAIYPEVLQIPRMQLNEVLWQF, from the coding sequence ATGAGAATAGCTCTAGGAATTGAATACTTGGGTGGCGCTTATTGTGGCTATCAGCGACAAAAGCACTGTCCATCGATTCAACAACATCTTGAGAGCGCTTTAAGCTCTATTGCGAATCACGCAGTAGAGCTTTTTTGTGCAGGTCGAACTGACACAGGTGTACATGCGGTTGGTCAGGTGGTGCATTTTGATACAGATGCTATTCGTCCTGAGCGTGCATGGATTCAAGGTACAAACACGCAGTTGCCAGCGGATATTCGGGTTGCTTGGATGCAGGAGGTGTCTGCGAGTGATTTGGAAGAGGGCGGCTTTCATGCACGTTTTTCTGCTGTTGCTCGTCAATATCGTTATGTGATTTTTAACCGGCCGGTAAACTCTGCAGTTTTGGCTGGGCGGGTGACACACGAATCTTATCTTTTGGATGAGAAAAGTATGCATGCGGCTGCCCAGGCATTGCTTGGTGAACAGGATTTTAGTTCCTTCAGAGCTGCGTCTTGTCAGGCATCTCATGCTCGCCGGAATGTACAGAGTGTTGCTGTGACTCGTTTCGGTGATTTTGTCTTTATCGATATACAGGCCAATGCATTTTTACACCACATGGTTCGCAACATTGCAGGTGCCCTGATTGAGGTGGGTAAAGGGCATCAGTCGGTACAATGGATTACGGAACTATTGAAAGTTCAAGATAGAACGAAAGCTGCCCCCACAGCCCCGGCTTCTGGGCTATATTTTGTTAATGCCATTTATCCTGAGGTTTTACAAATCCCCAGAATGCAGCTTAATGAAGTGTTATGGCAGTTTTAG
- a CDS encoding phosphoribosylanthranilate isomerase — MRTRVKICGLTNVADALVAANAGADAIGLVFYPPSPRNVTIADAKKIAQSIPAFVTKTALFVNPEPEFVEDVLANVEIDLIQFHGDETGEFCQQFNRSYIKAIAMKPGVDLQNVAKAYQSSAGILLDTYKKGVPGGTGESFNWELVPKEYEKPIILAGGLSPENVAQAIAQTNVWAVDVSGGVEAEKGIKSPEKIQQFIKYSMSEAE; from the coding sequence ATGCGAACTCGTGTTAAAATTTGCGGCCTGACAAATGTAGCAGATGCACTGGTTGCCGCGAATGCTGGGGCTGATGCAATTGGTTTGGTGTTTTATCCGCCTAGCCCAAGGAATGTAACTATTGCAGATGCGAAAAAAATTGCTCAGTCTATCCCGGCGTTTGTGACTAAAACGGCCTTGTTTGTAAACCCTGAACCTGAATTTGTGGAAGATGTTTTGGCAAATGTCGAAATCGATCTGATTCAGTTTCATGGTGATGAAACGGGGGAGTTTTGTCAGCAGTTTAATCGCAGTTATATTAAAGCGATTGCAATGAAACCAGGTGTTGACTTGCAAAATGTTGCGAAAGCATACCAATCAAGTGCGGGTATTTTGCTGGATACCTATAAAAAAGGCGTACCGGGTGGAACCGGTGAGTCGTTTAATTGGGAGCTTGTCCCAAAAGAATATGAGAAGCCAATTATTTTGGCCGGAGGCTTAAGCCCAGAAAATGTTGCACAGGCGATTGCCCAAACGAATGTTTGGGCTGTTGATGTCAGTGGTGGAGTCGAGGCAGAAAAGGGCATAAAAAGCCCTGAGAAAATTCAACAATTTATTAAATATTCAATGAGTGAAGCCGAATGA
- the trpB gene encoding tryptophan synthase subunit beta: protein MTTENSSINFSQFPDKDGHFGPYGGIFAPETLMAALEQLNQEYESVKNDPEFLNEIAKDLKDYVGRPTPLYYAQRWSEELGGAKIYLKREDLNHTGAHKVNNTIGQALLAKRLGKKRIIAETGAGQHGVASATVAARLGLECIVYMGADDVVRQAPNVARMRMLGATVVPVTSGSRTLKDALNEAMRDWVTNVDDTFYIIGTVAGPHPYPAMVRDFQAVIGEEARAQCLEKEGKLPEALIACVGGGSNAIGLFHKFLADDSVKIYGVEPAGHGLETDQHAAPLCKGTPGVLHGNRTYLMQDENGQIQGTHSISAGLDYPGVGPEHAWLKDIGRVNYVAITDEEALQGFRDLTRFEGIIPALESSHAIAYATKLAPSMGKDEVIIVNLSGRGDKDMNTICQIEGIDF, encoded by the coding sequence ATGACAACCGAAAATTCATCGATTAATTTCTCACAGTTTCCAGATAAAGATGGTCACTTTGGTCCATATGGTGGGATTTTTGCCCCTGAAACTCTGATGGCGGCTCTTGAGCAACTAAATCAAGAGTATGAAAGTGTTAAAAATGATCCCGAGTTTTTAAATGAAATCGCTAAAGACTTGAAGGATTATGTTGGGCGACCAACGCCTTTGTATTATGCGCAGCGCTGGTCAGAGGAACTAGGGGGCGCTAAGATTTATCTAAAGCGTGAAGACTTGAATCATACAGGTGCTCATAAAGTTAATAACACGATTGGTCAGGCATTGTTGGCAAAACGTTTAGGTAAAAAACGCATTATTGCTGAGACTGGTGCTGGTCAGCACGGAGTCGCTTCGGCAACCGTTGCAGCCCGTTTGGGACTTGAATGTATTGTTTACATGGGAGCCGATGATGTAGTTCGCCAAGCACCAAATGTTGCTCGAATGCGAATGTTGGGCGCAACTGTTGTGCCTGTTACCTCCGGCTCTCGTACCTTGAAAGATGCACTGAATGAAGCGATGCGTGATTGGGTAACCAATGTAGATGATACTTTCTATATTATTGGGACCGTTGCCGGTCCTCACCCTTATCCAGCTATGGTTCGAGACTTTCAAGCCGTGATTGGTGAAGAGGCTCGTGCTCAGTGTTTAGAGAAGGAAGGAAAGTTACCTGAAGCATTGATTGCTTGTGTGGGTGGTGGCTCTAATGCGATAGGCCTTTTCCATAAGTTTTTGGCAGATGACTCCGTCAAAATTTACGGTGTAGAACCGGCCGGCCACGGATTGGAAACTGATCAGCATGCTGCACCTTTGTGTAAAGGTACACCAGGAGTTCTTCATGGAAACCGCACTTATTTGATGCAAGATGAAAATGGACAAATTCAAGGAACCCATTCTATTTCTGCTGGTTTGGATTATCCAGGTGTTGGGCCTGAGCATGCGTGGCTAAAAGATATTGGTCGTGTGAATTATGTCGCAATAACGGATGAAGAAGCTTTACAGGGTTTTCGCGATTTAACCCGTTTTGAAGGCATTATCCCTGCATTAGAATCTTCTCATGCCATTGCTTATGCAACAAAGTTAGCACCGAGTATGGGGAAAGATGAAGTGATTATTGTCAATCTTTCTGGGCGTGGTGATAAAGATATGAACACGATTTGCCAAATTGAAGGCATCGATTTTTAG
- the trpA gene encoding tryptophan synthase subunit alpha, producing the protein MNRISQTFDTLKSQGKTALIPYITAGDPRPNATVSLMHLLVEKGADMIELGVPFSDPMADGPVIQKAVERALAHNVSMNDVFEMVREFREKNTETPVILMGYLNPVERMGFENFANAASSVGIDGILTVDMPPQESMGYFEAMQSHNLERIFLVSPTTPLTRLEAVNEKGSGFAYYVSLKGVTGTKEVDADDVAIQMKRLSNHIDLPVGIGFGIRDGEAAAKMAKLGDAVIVGSVLVSLIEARAEQDLYEIELALGEKMSELRHAIDRADAE; encoded by the coding sequence ATGAATAGAATTTCTCAAACATTTGACACTTTGAAATCTCAAGGTAAAACGGCTCTAATCCCTTATATTACCGCAGGAGATCCACGCCCAAATGCCACGGTTAGTTTGATGCACCTTTTGGTTGAAAAAGGTGCGGATATGATTGAATTAGGTGTGCCGTTTTCGGACCCTATGGCGGATGGACCTGTCATTCAAAAAGCCGTTGAGCGTGCATTAGCGCATAATGTTTCCATGAACGATGTTTTTGAAATGGTTCGTGAATTTCGCGAAAAAAATACAGAAACACCTGTCATTTTAATGGGGTATTTAAACCCCGTAGAGCGAATGGGGTTTGAAAATTTTGCTAATGCAGCAAGTTCTGTAGGGATTGATGGAATTTTAACGGTTGATATGCCTCCACAAGAGTCGATGGGATATTTTGAGGCGATGCAGTCTCACAACCTTGAAAGAATCTTTTTGGTGTCTCCAACTACGCCGTTAACTCGTTTAGAAGCCGTGAATGAAAAAGGTAGTGGCTTTGCTTATTATGTGTCGCTAAAAGGTGTCACTGGAACCAAAGAAGTGGATGCGGATGATGTTGCGATACAAATGAAGCGTCTTAGCAATCATATTGATTTACCGGTTGGAATTGGTTTTGGAATTCGCGATGGAGAAGCCGCGGCAAAAATGGCTAAGCTAGGAGATGCGGTTATTGTTGGTTCTGTACTGGTAAGCCTAATTGAAGCTCGTGCAGAGCAAGATTTATATGAAATTGAATTGGCATTGGGTGAAAAAATGTCAGAACTTCGCCACGCGATTGATCGCGCGGATGCAGAATAA
- the accD gene encoding acetyl-CoA carboxylase, carboxyltransferase subunit beta has translation MNWFDKILPSIKSVTDRKKSVPEGLWTKCPKCEATLYRAEVHRNQEVCPKCDHHMRLGGRDRLEAFFDEGTFEEFAQNLKPVDRLKFRDLKKYKDRISQAQKATGENDSFITAKGDICGLGVVAAAFEFKFMGGSMGSVVGEKFVRAVDLAIEENKPFICFSASGGARMQEALFSLMQMAKTSAALGRLREKGLPFISVLTDPTMGGVSASFAMLGDLNVAEPKALIGFAGPRVIEQTVREKLPEGFQRSEFLLEHGAIDAIIHRHDLAPELSSICKMLLKQPA, from the coding sequence ATGAACTGGTTCGATAAAATTTTGCCGAGCATTAAATCGGTCACAGATCGTAAAAAATCTGTCCCAGAAGGGCTTTGGACCAAATGCCCCAAATGTGAGGCAACACTTTATCGTGCTGAAGTTCACCGTAATCAAGAGGTGTGTCCAAAGTGTGATCACCATATGCGTCTAGGAGGTCGTGACCGATTGGAGGCGTTTTTTGATGAAGGAACCTTTGAAGAATTTGCTCAAAATTTAAAGCCGGTTGATCGATTAAAATTTCGTGATTTGAAAAAATACAAAGACCGAATTTCTCAGGCGCAGAAGGCAACGGGTGAAAACGATTCTTTTATTACTGCAAAAGGTGACATCTGCGGTTTGGGTGTGGTTGCAGCTGCATTTGAATTTAAATTTATGGGTGGCTCAATGGGCTCCGTTGTCGGTGAAAAATTTGTTCGTGCAGTGGATTTAGCCATTGAAGAAAATAAACCATTTATCTGTTTTTCAGCATCAGGCGGCGCTCGAATGCAAGAAGCACTCTTTTCGCTTATGCAAATGGCAAAAACTTCAGCCGCACTTGGACGTTTGCGTGAAAAAGGGCTTCCCTTTATTTCTGTTTTAACTGACCCTACTATGGGGGGCGTTTCTGCTTCATTTGCAATGCTAGGGGATTTGAATGTGGCTGAGCCGAAAGCTTTAATTGGTTTTGCGGGCCCTCGTGTTATCGAGCAAACCGTTCGTGAAAAACTGCCCGAAGGATTCCAACGTAGTGAGTTTCTATTAGAGCACGGTGCCATTGATGCGATTATTCATCGCCATGATTTAGCGCCAGAACTGTCTTCAATTTGCAAGATGCTGTTAAAGCAACCTGCGTAA
- the folC gene encoding bifunctional tetrahydrofolate synthase/dihydrofolate synthase — protein MQLQPNKHSSLDYWIAWLLNLHAQEIDLGLERVKSVAERMELLEPAPLVLTVAGTNGKGSSVAMLVSVLSEAGFQVGSYTSPHIQHFNERIQINQQPVTDYSIIHAFDSIEKARGDTKLTYFEFSTLAALSIFKSANLDVVVLEVGLGGRLDAVNIVDADAALITAIDIDHIDWLGDDREKIAIEKAGVMRSKRFAVCSDSNPPKSLEKYSAANDVELFQLGDAFSYGNTSSLKVSIFKGHQNWVWNNHSMDLSRLTNDQIDLVFPNLKGAFQLQNASGVVALILALWSKKLLPYELSPAGMIDAINHGLHKSHHPGRLQEKWVNDQYWLIDVAHNPQSAGVLVEFLQQTQQSAFTAIFSVLKDKDSIPMVKALKPFVNRWLIADLNNPRSMNLQELTAVLESAGVDEIDEVVQQCDSIEACAELAFEMPSKVLVFGSFFTVAKVFDALDQHEESLPAGKLSITDIPQENESDTFVTHDHILGQS, from the coding sequence ATGCAATTGCAACCCAACAAACACTCTTCCCTTGATTATTGGATTGCTTGGCTACTAAATTTGCATGCGCAAGAGATTGATCTAGGTCTAGAGCGTGTCAAGTCAGTTGCGGAGCGAATGGAGCTTCTTGAACCTGCGCCGTTAGTTTTAACGGTGGCAGGCACTAATGGCAAGGGCTCAAGTGTTGCAATGCTTGTCTCCGTCCTGTCTGAGGCGGGTTTTCAAGTTGGTAGTTACACCTCACCCCATATTCAACACTTCAATGAACGGATTCAAATCAATCAACAACCGGTAACCGACTATTCGATTATTCATGCCTTTGACTCGATTGAGAAAGCCCGTGGTGATACCAAGTTGACCTATTTTGAGTTTTCAACTTTGGCAGCTTTGTCGATTTTCAAATCTGCAAACTTGGATGTTGTTGTTTTGGAGGTTGGTCTAGGTGGTCGTTTAGATGCGGTCAACATAGTGGATGCGGATGCTGCATTGATTACTGCAATTGATATTGATCATATTGACTGGCTTGGTGATGACAGAGAAAAAATTGCCATTGAAAAAGCTGGTGTCATGCGTTCAAAACGTTTTGCGGTCTGTTCCGATTCCAACCCTCCAAAATCACTTGAGAAATATTCAGCCGCTAATGATGTTGAATTGTTTCAACTTGGAGATGCGTTTTCCTATGGTAATACATCCTCTTTGAAGGTTTCTATTTTTAAAGGCCACCAAAACTGGGTTTGGAATAATCATTCAATGGATTTAAGCCGTTTGACTAATGATCAAATCGATTTAGTTTTTCCAAATCTTAAAGGGGCGTTTCAGCTGCAAAATGCCTCTGGTGTTGTAGCGTTAATTTTGGCTTTGTGGTCGAAAAAACTATTGCCTTATGAGCTTTCACCGGCCGGGATGATTGATGCGATTAATCATGGGCTTCACAAATCTCATCATCCTGGGCGTTTGCAAGAGAAATGGGTTAACGATCAATATTGGTTAATTGATGTAGCTCACAACCCACAATCAGCTGGCGTTTTAGTGGAATTTCTACAGCAAACTCAGCAATCAGCCTTTACTGCAATATTTTCTGTCCTGAAAGATAAAGATTCCATACCAATGGTTAAAGCCTTAAAGCCTTTTGTAAACCGCTGGTTGATTGCCGACTTGAACAATCCACGTTCAATGAATTTACAAGAACTAACTGCTGTTCTTGAGAGTGCTGGGGTCGATGAAATTGATGAGGTTGTTCAACAATGTGATTCGATTGAGGCTTGTGCTGAGTTAGCTTTTGAAATGCCATCCAAAGTGCTCGTATTTGGTTCGTTTTTTACTGTTGCTAAAGTTTTTGATGCGCTTGATCAGCATGAAGAAAGCTTACCGGCCGGTAAGCTTTCTATTACCGATATACCTCAGGAAAATGAATCTGACACTTTCGTGACTCATGATCATATATTAGGACAGTCTTAA
- a CDS encoding SPOR domain-containing protein: MIVFEDDKARYRFLGVVVWFFLLMLFVPSWYANPVNFVPHQVQLDSGYGEADKRVLFPQAYRLPSKDNSEEVMSQAKKDAEQIAIEDLALKKQSALSDAQTPAQNLSNSQQATELKVNRSQFEKSAEQAVAEKQEAIKKASVGAEGKVEALPPVNDAGDWLLLLASYPNKKEAQNFMRSVEQAGYSTAMKFYSKQQIYSVRVIGIESRAKAQIVKKKLDKMFNLNDSIIRQNR; encoded by the coding sequence ATGATTGTTTTCGAAGATGATAAAGCACGCTACCGTTTTTTAGGTGTTGTAGTTTGGTTTTTTTTGTTAATGCTGTTTGTACCAAGTTGGTATGCAAACCCCGTAAATTTTGTACCTCATCAAGTTCAATTGGATTCTGGTTATGGTGAAGCTGATAAGAGGGTATTGTTTCCACAAGCGTATCGATTGCCTTCCAAAGACAACTCAGAAGAGGTGATGAGTCAGGCAAAAAAAGATGCAGAGCAAATTGCCATTGAGGATCTTGCTTTAAAAAAACAATCTGCACTCAGTGATGCGCAAACCCCTGCTCAAAATTTATCAAATTCTCAGCAAGCAACTGAATTGAAGGTAAATCGCTCCCAGTTTGAAAAGTCTGCGGAGCAAGCCGTTGCTGAGAAGCAAGAAGCGATTAAAAAAGCTTCGGTTGGAGCCGAGGGTAAAGTGGAAGCTTTGCCACCTGTAAATGATGCTGGCGATTGGTTGTTATTGTTAGCTTCTTACCCGAATAAAAAAGAGGCGCAAAATTTTATGCGCTCAGTGGAGCAGGCGGGTTATTCCACCGCAATGAAATTTTATTCCAAGCAGCAGATTTACTCGGTTCGGGTGATTGGCATAGAATCGAGAGCGAAAGCTCAAATTGTAAAAAAGAAATTAGATAAAATGTTCAACCTAAACGACTCAATTATTCGTCAAAACAGATAA
- the purF gene encoding amidophosphoribosyltransferase, with amino-acid sequence MCGIVGIVTVGNNSVNQEIYDALTILQHRGQDAAGIVTCETGRFYQRKDNGLVKDVFRTRHMRDLVGSMGIGHVRYPTAGSSSSAEAQPFYVNSPYGIAMGHNGNLTNASELADEIYRTDLRHLNTDSDSEVLLNIFAHELMSCGKLEINQDDIFRAIKAVNKRIRGGYAAVGVISSLGVVGFRDPHGLRPCVVGKRETASGTDYMLASESVALDGLGFELMKDLAPGEAVVITEKGEIFFEQCAENPVYSPCIFEFVYFARPDSMIDDISVYKSRLRMGEKLADKILNEWPDHDIDVVMPIPDTSRTSAIELANRLGKPYREGFIKNRYIGRTFIMPGQQLRKKSVRQKLNPIDLEFEGKNVLLVDDSIVRGTTSGQIVQMAREAGAKKVYFASAAPAVRYPYVYGIDMPSPSELVANNRTTEEVAEYIGCDRLVYQDLDDLIEAVSAGSENITQFDTSCFSGVYATGDITPEYLASLDTSRNDDAQTAKKAAAQETVGLHNAGK; translated from the coding sequence ATGTGCGGTATTGTAGGCATCGTTACGGTCGGAAATAATTCAGTCAACCAAGAGATTTATGATGCTCTGACCATTTTGCAACATCGTGGGCAAGATGCGGCTGGAATTGTGACCTGTGAAACAGGGCGTTTTTATCAACGTAAAGATAATGGTTTGGTAAAAGATGTTTTTCGCACACGTCACATGCGCGATTTGGTTGGAAGCATGGGGATTGGTCATGTTCGATACCCAACCGCAGGATCGTCATCCAGTGCAGAAGCTCAACCGTTTTATGTGAACTCTCCATACGGTATCGCAATGGGGCATAACGGTAATTTAACGAATGCCTCAGAGTTGGCGGATGAAATTTATCGAACAGATTTGCGCCATTTAAATACGGATTCTGATTCGGAAGTCTTATTAAATATTTTTGCACATGAGTTAATGAGCTGCGGAAAATTAGAAATCAATCAAGACGATATCTTTAGAGCAATTAAAGCAGTCAATAAACGTATTCGCGGTGGTTATGCGGCTGTTGGTGTCATCTCTAGTTTGGGTGTGGTTGGTTTTCGTGATCCGCACGGTTTGCGTCCTTGTGTAGTTGGTAAACGTGAAACAGCGTCTGGGACGGATTACATGCTAGCGTCTGAATCTGTTGCTTTGGACGGTCTTGGTTTTGAGTTAATGAAGGACTTGGCACCAGGTGAAGCGGTCGTTATTACTGAGAAGGGTGAAATTTTCTTTGAACAGTGCGCTGAAAACCCAGTTTATTCACCCTGTATTTTTGAATTCGTATACTTCGCACGCCCAGACTCAATGATTGATGATATTTCAGTCTATAAATCACGTTTGCGTATGGGTGAAAAATTAGCGGATAAAATTTTAAATGAGTGGCCAGATCACGATATTGATGTGGTGATGCCGATTCCTGACACCAGCCGAACATCAGCGATTGAATTGGCAAACCGTTTAGGTAAACCTTACCGTGAAGGCTTTATTAAAAACCGATATATTGGTCGTACCTTTATTATGCCGGGTCAACAGTTACGTAAAAAGTCGGTGCGTCAAAAGCTGAATCCAATTGATTTAGAGTTCGAAGGAAAGAATGTCCTACTTGTCGATGATTCGATTGTTCGTGGTACGACCTCAGGTCAAATTGTGCAAATGGCTCGAGAAGCCGGTGCAAAAAAAGTTTATTTCGCCTCAGCAGCACCTGCTGTTCGTTACCCTTACGTTTACGGTATTGATATGCCATCTCCATCTGAGTTGGTTGCAAATAACCGAACAACGGAAGAAGTGGCTGAGTACATCGGTTGTGACAGATTGGTTTATCAAGATCTTGATGATTTGATTGAGGCTGTGAGTGCAGGTTCGGAAAATATTACCCAATTTGATACCTCTTGTTTCAGTGGTGTTTATGCAACGGGAGATATTACGCCTGAATATTTGGCGTCGCTTGATACAAGTCGTAACGACGATGCACAAACAGCAAAGAAGGCAGCGGCACAAGAGACTGTTGGTTTGCATAACGCTGGAAAATAA
- a CDS encoding O-succinylhomoserine sulfhydrylase has product MSFDSWDDFDMQTIAVRAGYEQTPEQENSEAIFPTSSFRYASAQQAADRFSGAEAGNVYSRYTNPTVRTFEQRLALMEGGEECVGTASGMSAILSTFMALCKSGDHVISSQSIFGTTKMLFSKYLSKFGVEVTFVSQTDISEWEFAVKENTKAFFLETPSNPLTEVADLRALSALAKQSDALLIVDNCFCTPVLQRPLELGADIVIHSATKFLDGQGRVIGGAVVGNEQVVGEEVRGFMRTCGPSMSPFNAWIFLKGLETLSVRMKAHCENALDLANWLESHPKVEKVFYPGLESHPQYELAQTQQSAGGGLVSFRVKGGKKEAWKVIDNTKMLSITANLGDVKTIITHSASTTHSRVPLEDRLKTGITDNLIRISVGLESVEDIKKDLARGLDLI; this is encoded by the coding sequence ATGAGTTTTGATTCTTGGGATGATTTTGATATGCAAACCATTGCTGTTCGTGCAGGCTATGAACAGACACCTGAGCAAGAAAATTCTGAAGCGATTTTTCCCACATCAAGTTTTCGTTATGCTTCTGCTCAGCAAGCAGCTGATCGCTTTAGTGGTGCTGAGGCTGGCAATGTTTATTCGCGCTATACGAATCCTACCGTTCGAACTTTTGAGCAAAGACTTGCGTTAATGGAGGGTGGTGAAGAATGTGTTGGAACTGCTTCAGGCATGTCGGCGATCTTGTCTACCTTTATGGCTCTTTGTAAATCGGGTGATCACGTTATTTCTTCACAAAGTATTTTTGGCACAACTAAAATGTTGTTCAGTAAATATTTGTCGAAGTTTGGGGTAGAGGTAACTTTTGTATCGCAAACTGACATTTCGGAATGGGAGTTTGCGGTTAAAGAGAATACCAAGGCGTTTTTTTTGGAGACGCCCTCAAATCCTTTGACTGAGGTTGCCGATTTACGAGCGCTTAGTGCGCTTGCTAAACAGAGTGACGCCCTGTTGATTGTTGATAACTGTTTTTGTACTCCCGTTTTGCAACGTCCTTTGGAACTCGGAGCAGATATTGTTATTCACTCGGCAACGAAGTTTTTAGATGGTCAAGGGCGAGTGATTGGTGGCGCGGTTGTTGGAAATGAGCAGGTCGTCGGTGAAGAGGTGCGTGGTTTTATGCGTACTTGCGGCCCGAGCATGAGTCCATTTAATGCCTGGATTTTTTTGAAAGGGTTGGAGACCTTGTCAGTTAGAATGAAAGCGCATTGTGAAAATGCGTTGGATTTGGCGAATTGGTTAGAGTCTCACCCGAAAGTCGAGAAAGTATTTTACCCAGGGCTTGAATCTCATCCACAGTATGAATTGGCGCAAACTCAGCAGTCTGCTGGTGGAGGTTTGGTGAGCTTTCGTGTTAAAGGTGGCAAAAAAGAAGCCTGGAAGGTCATTGATAATACAAAGATGTTATCAATCACAGCGAATCTTGGGGATGTTAAAACGATTATTACGCATTCAGCGAGTACAACGCATAGCCGTGTTCCTTTGGAAGATCGATTAAAGACTGGAATTACAGATAATCTCATTCGAATCTCCGTTGGGTTGGAGTCTGTTGAAGATATTAAAAAAGATTTGGCACGTGGGCTGGATTTGATTTGA